DNA sequence from the Uloborus diversus isolate 005 chromosome 1, Udiv.v.3.1, whole genome shotgun sequence genome:
TTTAAACATTTTAACCTTTGAGGGCCTTAAACATTTTAACAACTCTTGACATACTCAATGGCAGCTAAAGTGCAGAAAgacttcaaattattttgaaggCACAGGCGCAATATATATATGACGATGTTTTTCAGACTATACATTTTTCGAAAACAACAAAAtagagacaataagacagttcaatgcaaataaccaacttctttggtactgttcAGATATacaaaaataactgatttttttcaaacctttatTTTAGGAGCACTCttttataacgagcaaatattgtGGTCCCTCCACGTTCGTTATAAGTGTGCTCGACTGTAGCATAAAATTAAGATGGCAAataaactcttgctcaaactatgCTCTTCGACTTTTTGTGATTATAGTGACTTTTTCGTACTCTTTTAGCTTTTTCAAAAActctcaaacataatttttttccctacagaTTTTCTTCTAGTTCGATCACCACCACACTGCTTCGGActttgacttgtaattgatttttcaGCAATATTACTTAACATTGTTGCTTTCAATTGAGTAAGGTGCATAAAGGGATTTTGCACATTGGAATCACTTTTCTGTTACTATTGAAAATGCTACAGGTTTAGTACTGTACTCAATGTTGAATCCTTGTGGTCTTGACTGTTGCATTGTGGGAATCACATGACCAAACTACAGCTTCCCATTGGCTGAAGCAGACAGCAGTGGATTTGTTCTTGTTTGCTTAGTACACATGTATGAATATATTCTTTTATGCAGAGAACGTTAATTTTCAAAGCTCTAAAATAACACAATATGATTTTCTTTAGAATGAAACCGACTACACTACCATAAAGAAATGAGGCTGACAAATAAAAATCAGTCATTACCTCaactttgtatttttgaaaatatgtttgctTTTGCACCGCCTCATTTGACTCTGAgagcataaactttttttttaaatttttaatattaataaaaattaaaagaagtttTATTCATTTGACTCTTAATAACAACAACGTAAAGTAAACATCATAAGTGAGATAATTCTGATTCtcacagcggatgcaaagagattacAATTTTCAAAGGACATGCATCATCAAAAGCATAAAAACAgcacagaaatttttttgaatagcaaAAAGGAATACAACAAACATTATAAATAATTACAGACCTTATTGAAactcaaataaaattaaaccagcgattttgcattttgaacttttaaagagcaaggaattttgtttgaaaatctttaacttatgattatttaaaaaaataaaataaattgtatttctcTTTATAAAGCATAGCTCATCAAAAATGATAAACATACGATCGGATGTAAAGAGATcaatcacatttttcaaaataaaggcaattcaatttttaaaaaaaaattttaaaaaaacagtaaaaattgttttagaattaCATTTTAACAAGTCTATACCAACAAATATTGTTAATGCCTACATAAATTCCAAAAACTTGAAGAAAACTAAGAAAGAGTTTCCCAAAGAGTATTGCAAGAGTCTGGAACCTAATGTTAATGAGAATTTAAAATGACTTTATAAAACCATTACCCTTCTTTCTCTTGCAGCCTTTCTTGCTTTAGTTTCTTTACTAAACTTTGGAAAGTCTGGAATCTCTTCACTCTTGATCATGTTAGTTAATATATCATGATATCTGGTTTCCTCTTCAAACTCATAACCAATTAAATTTTCAGAGATCTTGTTAAAATCCCCTTCATATttaatgtaatgattttttaaatcctCCTTTTCTTCATCAGATCctgaaaaaaagttaacatttaatacattttatactaatgtaacattttaaacagGAGACTATCTTTTTGGTGATCTTTCAGTCTTGCAGTAAACTGAAAAATGAGATCATTCTTAAATCTTCAAGATCCAGTTAACTTATCGCATCCACAAAATTACCAATATATGGCAAAAGCTGAACTTAACTTTATTTGCacttaattttttccaaattttactttttttttttttttttttttttttatcttgaaacCAGAGTTGGGTTTCTTCTAGAACCAGTTTCTTCTGAGAGAGTAAAAACTGGGAgcagaagaaaagggaaaaaaaagggggtaagATAACAATGGAAACACATGAAATTAACAGAAAACAAAACAGTTGTTGAAACTGTTAATATATTAAATTAGGGCAATCAAATTCTTAGAataattacattaaatttaaagATGGATGACATTAACattagatttttttggaaaaatactatttttaactggTAACTTTGCTTTGCAGGTACTTAGAGGGAATGTTGTTTCATTTCTAACAAGACGGGGCAAATCCAGGATTTTGTTCTCATTACCTATATTTGTGAAAGCATTGTATcaatattctatttttgtgaaagtttttttttatcagcattgattTTGTGATTTTGCAAAGGCGcattctaatttttgttaaagaaaattagagcaatttaAACCTTAGTTTGAAAAGTACAAATGTCATTTACTATaatttctattgttttttttcctttgggggggggagccAAAGAGGTAGGGAAAATACCATTGTATCTCAGCTCAATaggctttgtactgtgtacaattcagAAAATCCTCTAAAactgatgctaaaagattgcatAAACGCAATTTGGAGAAAAGCAACTAAAGCGAGTTAAAATACTACCAAAAATTTAtctaagcgattgttcatataaatcatcttagcattttattttgaatattaaactgttaaaaaaaaaaaaaaaaaaaaaaaaaaaaaaaaaaaaaaaaaaaacattttctattttaaaatacagatttttgtgaaacttttgattttttaatattgtttctagaatgtgCCGATTTTTAAAGTTAGCTTTGTGAAGCTGCTggttttataacttgattttgtgaaagtaccgattttaaaataaaactttcgtGAAGctaccgaaaaacggtagtaaaatcagcctgtattgggccctgcaaGAAAATGCATATTGCTATGGAAATACAATATAATATGAAATTGATAAcattatactttaaattttatgctTAAAACAATATCtacactaataatataaagctgaagagtttgtctgaattgaaaaattccttttgtgttgaatagcccatttattgaggaaggctatccttatatattatttctgtagcctgttttttgttcctacgcaagatcttcctcaattcttgatcaatctctttgatttacatctcattttaaagcttgtCATGCAAGTAATGACGAAAATAGATCCACGgtttaaaaattgtctttttctGTCAaagaaacctgttttaaagcactgGACTGAGATTTTCGGttaatttataagtttaataTGTGATGTgactgacagagctgaatagcttgattgacTGATGGTTCGAATGGTAACCAGAAAAACGAGTGTTCGGGCCCGACCTGGACcatttgcatcaaaaaattagaccaATGTCATGTTACATAAACacataaaaacaatacataatgcaagtgatgtaataaaataaataagattgATACACTCTTTGCTGTTacaaaaacttgatgcaacatcaTGTAGCTATATCGATTCttaattgtagattttttttttttttttttttttaaggtttggCTCTGGTCAGAAAGCTAAAGCACaatgtaagcaaaaatataagtatcaagtttaagatttcagactacaatggaatagttttttgttcaggaaaaaaaaaattgtataatgaAATGTATTCTaccacaaattgaaattacgcttttcattcagttaaactatgaatatttattagaatatgaagtaaaacattaaaattactaacaacttgataagaaaaatatcattttccccccttctttcggcaaaaaacaaagagtcacattttactacattcgaaaagctaagcttaaaaaacaacatagttcaatttattttgtattttatccgTTCGGTTAAATGATAAACAcctgctgccatctaagccataacgatTCAAGCAGCCTGCAATAACAAatagtataaattttcaaaaatagaaacacttatcttcaatatcttatcttatatattatttctgtgaattatttttctgtcggtatgcgagatctttcttatttcttgaagaaatcctcccctcattttaaagcttatcgtgccggctaataatgaaaaatagacttacggtctaaaaatcaatttttttgaaatgccccttgctgttgcaaaaccttgatgcagcctgtagttcttataatGGATAAAAAGTGGCCTCCTGGGAATTGCAGAGACTAAACAATGTTCTTTCAAGGACCTTTCAATTTGGAGACACTACTGATAAGCCACTGCTGAATTCCCAGAATCACTTCTTTACTCCTTGCCTCAGGGTTTGCATCACTTTTTATTCAATAATGGGGAGCTGTTTACCAGCAAAGAATACTGGCTGTCATCCTTCCTCCTTATCACTTCATGGTAAAGGAAGTGTTTCTTTGTCCGTTGAcatgcattttaaattcaaactctTCTCTTCCAGCCAGATAAATGTTAAGTTAGCCCTGCATTTTATAATCTTTCATTCAAATTCAAGTCTTTAATAGTgctttaacattttgaattagaATTAAACAGGTGCAGTGGAGCGCCACAAATCATTATGCATTTTATGCAAGCCGAATATTATTGGTTCCGAGAACTATGTTTGTATTTTTGCTCAGTTTTCTACATATTGTGTACTACTGAAAAAATAACAGGAAAGATCAAAAACcgaaagcagatgctaaaagattgctgcagatTAACAGCAAAATGCTAATATTTCGCGTGACACGAGCTTTCAAAAAAACGCAAAAGTacgacaaaaatacaaaaaattcagCATGTAAAAGTCAAAGGTGGATAAATTTGGACATTTCAATTGAAAACAAATGacttaactattgaaaataaataccaaGTACTTTCAAACTGGCACTATTTATTGGTTTTTATTTCCTTATGGTGGTGGTTACTCCTAaagcaattattacttttggaTTTCTTAAAATTCAGCTAATAACAGCTGAAAGAATtagttatcccccccccccctttatggttcattcatttgattttctaattcagaaaccaaaactagaaattataaaaaaagcagaagtatcaaaaattttagatcataattgtttgttttacttatgtatctgtttacaaaacattatttagcaacaacttttactttatgtattcattgtttagatcaatcaattgttttacttaagcaagccatacttgcttaataAAATTGTTACTAAATGTTAGTGACATCTCAAAGTACTCTGGGGTAAATAATGGTAAGTCTACTTCATGTCAAGTGCGTCTTTGGGGAAAGTTAATATGCACATAATTCataaaaatcttaagaaaaacgtgagttaaaagctgttagatttgcatcaattatCACTTATATACTCTCAAAACCAGCCATAGCAAAATTTTGTAGtactgtttttctcttttttttttctttcctttttcttgcagacgctaaaaatcctatggcttttagttgtcactgcccccctccctccccgcccccacttttcagtcccaaaCGCCACCTCTGAAAATGATTATAAACTATTCAAATGTCCTAGGAAGCAATCCATGATTGTTTCGAAGTTTTTATTGGTGCAAAAGTAAGACATTTgaacccaggaataacagtataTATCCTATGAGTATATCCACTAATGCTTTGAAGCGATAACATgccttttagtttcgaaaaagtgCCCTGTTTTGAAAAACAGCAGCCTGCCTTTTTTTAATCCTGGGGGAAGAAGCTCTGCttgtattgaaacatttatttttgccaGTAAATCAGTACCttttcaaaaaagaggaaaatttttacaggtgaaatgaaaaataaaagttctttcttattaaatattttttctatttgatagttaaatttttttatcaaatgaatgaataaataaaacaatgaattgactaggaccagtctagctgggcccagagcctgttgctggtcgccacttttgtatttgtattaataaaggaataggtaaacaaataaatagataaaaaattgatatatgagaaaaataaatgagtgaataaaacagtaaatgaatataaaaataagtgaatgaatgaataaatataagtaaattattgaatttaGAGACGTAAATGAATGaaccaataaatgaataagtaagtgatttaataaacgAAAACATAAGCAAATGAAATGAACTTTTTCCCTTTGTCCTGCATGCACTCGACtaattgtaaaaaaacatttaaagtataaattagcttaatattaaataaataaatgctgtaTCGAACATtggtaggtctcaattaatatttcaatgtttattgcaagaactttatgatttcataataacaaaaataattattgactttcaacaaaatattataacattATAACATGAGTGTccattttttaattgctgacattatcatatgctttgatcttcaaagATAACTCTTTCTCCTGACAGAAATCGACTACGTGTCTAACTACATAGTTAATAAAATATTACCAGACAGGTAACActaaaaacaagtaaatattaCGCCATTTCAATTTGCCATACAACACCctgttaagaaaaaatattataccTTTATAACTGTTTAGGTAATTCTCGATatcctttttagttattttagggAACAAAAGTCTCCAATAGTTTTCCCAATCTTTTCCCTCTGACAAGCCACTTTCGTCATCAATACCACCTtaggaaagaaatttcaaatattaatttacatCTAAAAGTACAAAGGTAATCTTCTTATAATCTACTGGTACACATGATACATGATTGTTTTACATGGTAAAAAATAACTGAGGAGTTAATCTCACAATACCTTATGTCTGTGGTGTCCAACCTATGGCCCGGTGGTCATATCTGGCCTGTGAAGCTGATCCACATGGCCCGGTGTTTTGTTAAATCAAAAATCACAATTAATGACAATGTTATAGATTAGaaaccaaatattcagaaataggTTTCTGAAAGACAAATggatttaataaaagaagcataGGAATGATaacaattaatggtttttaattttatttcctttttcaattatttagaagaaaaaaatgtatattttgaaattttatatatgtttggTCCGGGGGAATCATTTTATGTGAAACACAGCCCTAAGGCAGaaaaatgttgggcaccactaCACTAGgtactacagtgaaatcccgttacaacgaacttcacgggagcgcaaattttgttcgttgtaatggaattcaaataatatgATAGCAATTATATAGGgtctgaaaatgtatttcattgaAGCGGAAATTTTGTTGTATTAGAAtttgttgtaacggaattttGCTGTAGTACATTTACATGTACTATAAAATTTTGTCTGTCAATGTCTTGCTTTTCAAAATACCGAAGTTAAagtaatgaaaatttgaaaacagaatGGATTAAGATTATCAAATAAACATTATTTCTGCTTTTCTCACCAATTTCCagagaattttcaaaaaagaaattgcttAACAATTAGTCAATTGCACTTTGTTTGATACAGGACCAATCAATTTAAagcatatttgtttaaaaaaatcacacataGAGTTAAACCAATTTCCTAAAAACCGAGTTGCTAAAAGAAAATCCTCTCAGTTATACGATTAATTACACCTTTAAACGGCTTTAAGAGATGGCACCCTTTAGAGTGAGGCACCCGGCCTGCCATCAAATTGatgaaagcacaaaaaaaaaaattttcaccatctTTTATTTAGATATCATTCACAATGTTTTCTGCACCAGTTGTACGAAAAAACAATTTATTGTCATAGCTAGAAAAAAAGCGCCATGACTTTCTGAGTGATGAAAGATCTGTAGCTTATTGATAGAGCCCTTCAAAACCAGGGCCAAATTGAGACTTCAGGAGGCCCAAAGCCAGGGacagatacaaggggagggtcatggggatcATGACTACTCCTTCAACTGTTGACAATATTATCCATCCACATAATGTCTGAATGCTTTGCaaataaaatgcaaatgatttcagtaatgttttcaacttattattattttttaaagtaaatatctgaaatactacttcttttcattacTTATGAAATTAAATAGTAAAATTTATGCCTTATTAGCAATGCTTTCTTCATGCCAATTTGctgcttttaattaaataaagaacaGAGGTAGAGCGCACAATTTTATTCTTGCTCtaaaccagggccggatttaggggagggcaggcggggctactgtcccggggcctccacaataaaatttttacaaaatatcctagctttcacgggtcgaaaatatcggatatatacatatatatcataaGATttggatatacagtagaagaccattataacgcacaccttgggaccagagcttttgcgttatatagatcatttcacaaattttgaaactaatgttcagaatatgtctctatattggcacttcagaatgagttttatctgcaatgagtattaaagcaccaacattacaattagttattcacaaataaatatgtttcacaatcaaaagaaagtgcattatcctgcacttctgctagcttcttggtttgcataacagctgcatttgcaagagccatctggtattctctgtttactgtaaggggggtgttaatttccatttaaaagctttatattaaaatggaaagatgaaaaactgtttcaaaataacaatttttatgtttgcataacaaaacagaggtattttttaaacttcaaaacctattgtttacttctggaaagttgtacggtttatagagaattgcgttatataggttggcgttataatggtcttctacggtatatcaaagtatcagatattttcgaaaatatgatcttttcgaaccctgattaggggcctccactccttcgtttgccccggggcctccacacttccaaatccggccctgctctaAATAAACAAGATGAATAGCATGCACATAAGCGTGCGCACGGGAGTCACCAGAGATACCATGGTACCCCCATTAGCTCAAAGgaacaaagaaagaaaagggaaaaaaataaaaatgaagaataagcaaaaaccatagaaaacaataatttaagaagGAGTagcgtaatggggtcgtttccaaaattttaaaagtatttttttcgttttaaagagcatgcttaaaaacatagaatctgaccattttttaaataatttaagtttaatattaaaaaaaattacttaaatcggcccactttcaatgtttatgcttctgtccaatgacatcacaatgacatgatgaaatgctattctgtgttgccattcacagagcaaaatatttaattcagatCTTTAATCATGTGTTTGGCAACAGTATGGTTGgtagtaagcgtagagtgcaattttaattcgcttcttgattatcataacgtacaATCGCAGCAGAAAAATGCggcatttgtgacgtcatcaagaccacgccttgtttcaaaaatcgggcatttaaaaaaattaaaaaataattaaaaattaaagaattttctgggtccatggtttttttttttttttttttgcttattctatcaatttcaatgacaaaaagtactacttttgactgaaggaaataaccccattatgCAAAGGGGAGGAATTGAGTGGTAATTGTCCTCCTTCAGACTACCTTAAATAACAGGTCTGGATGCAGTGGTCAACACCAACAGTGATACCCCCATTACTGAAGCTCTGCACATGCCTCAGGgcatgcagtagaagtaagaaagaagcaataacaaaagaacttctaTACTGAATTTGGGATTAAATGattagcaagatatgaaacatgcaagtcacaaaaatttatctcaaacgATGTTACAGAAACTtgaaaaccatggtttttacacATTAGATACAGGATGTAGTAGGAAGCTGAATCTGGTATATTTCTGTCTTCCCTCTCCacccatttgttagaaattttaaaaatcaaagtttgCTCTatgttttcccaaattttaaggtaataatttttaaggaatttgaaaatgaagtttatttttgaaaagactTATTTTTGGAGGAACGAATGAcgcaatttttgaaagttgaggGCCCCTAACAAAGTGGAGTCCTAAGCCTATAGCTTGTTCAGCTTATAGGTTAATCCGATGCTGTTCAGAACAACATTTGCACTACTACCAAAGATGTTCATCAATaagaaaatgttagaaatttCAAAGATTTATGTGATACATCTAATTTAAAGTCCTTTAATGTGCAATACCAGCAGGAATTTTATTGTCATCAAGCAGATAGAAAAATGAGAAGCACAATCAAATATGTTTCTACGATTTTAACCACACATATCTTAACAGGAATGGCTAGAGCCAAGGCAGGCGGGCCGCTTGCCAGTTTGGTCGCTAGGCTCCCGTAAAACTTATACTATTCTGATTCCAAGTTAGGCCGCTAGTCTCCGGCTAGGCTGACTTCAGGAGCAGAGCCATAGAAGTGCTCATGGAGGTCCAAACCACCATGACCATCACCCTGAAATAACCAAATATAACTTGAAACTATGTTTTTGGAACTTATTTCCAACCTTTTGGCTCCCAAAAATTGCACTTGCATGCATACTTAAAAGCCTGACACCTTCTGAAACAAATGcagtcttatttttaattatttatccaAAGAGAGTTTCGCACAGTAAAGATTACATGTTGGCATTcagaagtataatttaaaaactaaagaaagacgtgaaaaataatgatacattAGATGGTGAAGACACATTTGCTTTTTAGTTTCTAAAGCTATGAGAAGTAGCTTTTCCCACAAACCGATACACTTTTACCTGTTTCATCATAGAATCCTCTTCTGTCCTTGTCAGACAAAATAGAATGGACATGAGATAAAACTTGGAATTGTCGAGTAGCTTCCTCCTTCTTAGTAGAATCAACTCGGTCCGGATGATATAGCAGGGAACGTTTTCGGTACGCATCTTTCACTGAAATGAGTAAAGAGTAATAATATTAACTTCAACGCAGAACTGCACAAAAAGTGAAaactaataaggaaaaaaaaattaacgtacATTCTTTGTCAGAAGCCTCGCGGCCTACTTTCAAAACTTCATATAAATCATTTGTTTGAAAGTAGGTCTCACAATCTTCAAGCAAACCCatatttttacaaagaatatttatATTTGGACCTACCAATTTGACAGCGCGCGCTTTAAGTTGCGCGTAAATTTTTTTCCGTTAAAgttaaagttattttcaaatgCCTGCCATCGCAAGGAGCTAAATAGTAACTGAAGTGCTATCTTatgatgtgtttctttttttttttttttttaattatgctttAACTACAGACATTTTACCATCCTCTACGCCAAATAAATTTACATCCACGAAGGGAAGGAAATAATACCCCATGCAGGAACGAGAATCAAACTTGCTATCCACTTTGCGACTTGCAAGCAGCAATCGGAGGTAGTAATCTGACCGCTCGTTATTTCTAGCTttcgttcgacgagcacgaccggtagcgaccggtaaGTTtaacgtgacagctaatgatcacgtgctccaatcaaccaatcaactgcttagaatggtaacctcTGTGGTAACTGGTTGAACACAGAACGCTTCGGTTAGCAgtcagttacttaccggtcgaccggtgagtttcgtcgaacgcaacgcTAGAGTCCCTAGGGGTAGAGTCCTAGGGGAGGGAATTAAGGACTCTAGGTATTTCTTGAATGAGTCATTGTCGAAAGCATAACTTCATATTTTGTTGATTATTTTGCACTTTTCATACACTTTTCAAGAACCACATATGGTATATATAACACAGGAAATTCACGT
Encoded proteins:
- the LOC129234418 gene encoding dnaJ homolog subfamily C member 9-like, with the protein product MGLLEDCETYFQTNDLYEVLKVGREASDKELKDAYRKRSLLYHPDRVDSTKKEEATRQFQVLSHVHSILSDKDRRGFYDETGGIDDESGLSEGKDWENYWRLLFPKITKKDIENYLNSYKGSDEEKEDLKNHYIKYEGDFNKISENLIGYEFEEETRYHDILTNMIKSEEIPDFPKFSKETKARKAARERRLKKDAVEAEKIGKELGIDSEESLVNAIAKRAQSRESNFDDMIKNLEAKYAKPKSAGRKKTKKC